The Perca fluviatilis chromosome 24, GENO_Pfluv_1.0, whole genome shotgun sequence genome has a window encoding:
- the pln gene encoding cardiac phospholamban isoform X2, with the protein MERVQHMTKSAIRRASQIEVNPQAKRNLQELFVNFTLILICLLLIYVIVLLSS; encoded by the coding sequence ATGGAGCGCGTTCAGCACATGACCAAGTCGGCCATTCGCCGAGCGTCTCAGATTGAGGTGAATCCACAGGCCAAGAGGAACCTGCAGGAGCTGTTTGTCAACTTCACCCTCATCCTCATCTGCCTGCTCCTCATTTACGTCATCGTCCTGCTGAGCAGCTGA